The Chroicocephalus ridibundus chromosome 4, bChrRid1.1, whole genome shotgun sequence genome contains the following window.
CAAAAGGCAACAGAGACGTATATGAGAAACAGACACCGCTTTCTTGGTAGTAATCTCCTGCTTCCTGGCTTATAAACTCTTAGGCAGAAATGAGCAGCTGATGAATTTCCTGGTGTGACCGTAAATGAAAACGAGCATTCCTCTGCTGGTCGCATTTTAACCTCCACAAGACAGTGAGTGCATTTGTCTACTGAAGaactttaaaaattactctgaGCGACAAAGAGGTAGAGAAACTGTGCAGAGTTTTGCAGCTTCTGCTATgttagaaaatacagtttcttcaGGAGAGCATGTTCTGGTGACAGCAGGCCTAAGAGAGCACTCAAGCTACTAAACAGCTGATAGCTCAATGGAGAGGAAGACCAGTGAAGAACCTCCCAGACCTGGTTTCTGTGCAGGTATTTCTAGTTTCAGAGCGGACAAGCTAACTGGAGAGCCCTTTCGTCAATTTAGAGGAATGCAATTAGGAATAGAACGTGGAACAGCTCATGGTTGAACCATATATTGTAGACACGGTGCTTGAGCACGGCAAGCGTTCACTTTCCGTCACGGCACTTTAAACTCCCAGTAGGTAAAAGGACGGTGTCGCATTTTTCCAGCTTTCGTGGCTCTCGTCCTGTGAGAGTAGGATGTGATTCCTCCCTGACACAATGGGAGCACGCACTTTGTCACGCCGACTACAATGCGGAAAAACAGTGGTCAGAGTGAGTTCAGGGGTGAGGGTCAGTGTGGAGGAACCAGAAACCTGGAAAGGGAGCgggaaggcaggagcagagaggcGAACACTGCTCTTTGCAAACACTGTAATTTATGATGTGTCACTGTGCTTTCTGTAGCAGGCAGAAATGCATCTTGCTCTCATCACCCATGTACCTTGGAGCTGGAGCATGTCCCCTTCTCACCCTGGTCAGCCCATGACTTCTGCTCCACACCTGTGCTATGGGAGCCTGAGCTGAGACGATGGCACTGGGAAACTTCTCCCGGGTGACTGAATTCATCCTCCTGGGGCTTTCTGATAGAAGGGAGCTGCAAGTCCtcttcttcaccttcttcttcCTAGCCTATGCCATGGTTCTGCTGGGGAACCTTCTCATCATTGTCACAGTCAGGACTGACCGCAAGCTGTCCTCACCCATGTACTTTCTCCTCTGCAATTTGTCCTTCATAGATATCTGCTGCACCTCTGTCACCTCTCCCAGGATGCTGGTGGACCTGCTCTCCCAGAGGAAGGCCATTGCGTTTGAAGACTGTATAGCCCAGCTCTTTTTCCTGCACTTTGTTGGGGCATCAGAGAAGTTCCTCCTGACTGtgatggcctatgaccgctacacTGCCATCTGCAAGCCCCTGCACTACACAGCCATCATGAGCCGGCAGGCGTGCTGGGTCCTGGTGTCTGCCTGCTGGACAGGGGGCTTCCTCCACTCCATTGTCCAGACGCTGCTCACAGTCCAGCTCCCCTTCTGTGGCCCTAACAAAATCGACAACTACTTCTGTGACGTGCCTCCGGTCATTCAGCTTGCCTGCACGGACATCTATGTCACTGCGTGGCTCATAGTTTCCAACAGCGGCTTAATAGCCCTGGTTTGCTTCCTGGTGCTGGTCACATCTTACACGTTCATCCTGGTCACAATCAGGGTCCGCCTCACTGAGGGGCACTGGAAGGCGCTCTCCACCTGTGCCTCACATGTGATGGCCGTCATCCTTTTCTTTGTACCCTGCACGTTCATCTACCTCCGGCCCTTTTCTACCTTGCCCTGCGACAAGCATATCTGTGTG
Protein-coding sequences here:
- the LOC134514481 gene encoding olfactory receptor 4E2-like, which gives rise to MALGNFSRVTEFILLGLSDRRELQVLFFTFFFLAYAMVLLGNLLIIVTVRTDRKLSSPMYFLLCNLSFIDICCTSVTSPRMLVDLLSQRKAIAFEDCIAQLFFLHFVGASEKFLLTVMAYDRYTAICKPLHYTAIMSRQACWVLVSACWTGGFLHSIVQTLLTVQLPFCGPNKIDNYFCDVPPVIQLACTDIYVTAWLIVSNSGLIALVCFLVLVTSYTFILVTIRVRLTEGHWKALSTCASHVMAVILFFVPCTFIYLRPFSTLPCDKHICVIYTVFSPVMNPLIYTLRNNEVKASMWKLWKRCRVF